From one Paeniglutamicibacter psychrophenolicus genomic stretch:
- the rsmD gene encoding 16S rRNA (guanine(966)-N(2))-methyltransferase RsmD yields MSRIVAGAAGGTPLKSVPGDSTRPTTDRVKEALFSRLESYDVLANARVLDLYAGAGSLGVEAASRGARTVLLVELAPKAVAVCQANAGLVNKALRNDLVSVRRGSVDSVLDSFAPVPGASAGKTWDLVFMDPPYPLTNEELAKTLEKVSLVLDVGATVVVERSTRSAEPTWPAGLEKFADKKYGETRLWFAEPVQVAAE; encoded by the coding sequence ATGAGTCGTATCGTGGCCGGCGCCGCCGGAGGCACACCACTTAAGAGCGTTCCGGGAGACTCAACCCGGCCCACCACCGACCGCGTCAAGGAAGCGTTGTTTTCCAGGCTCGAGAGCTATGACGTGCTGGCCAACGCCAGGGTCCTTGACCTGTACGCGGGCGCTGGGTCACTGGGCGTCGAGGCAGCAAGCCGCGGGGCCCGTACCGTATTGCTCGTGGAGCTTGCGCCCAAGGCTGTCGCCGTGTGCCAGGCCAATGCCGGACTCGTGAACAAGGCCCTGCGCAATGATTTGGTTAGCGTTCGGCGTGGCTCGGTCGATTCCGTCCTTGATTCTTTTGCCCCGGTTCCCGGCGCGAGCGCGGGAAAGACCTGGGACTTGGTATTCATGGATCCGCCGTACCCGCTGACAAACGAAGAACTCGCCAAGACCCTGGAAAAGGTTTCGCTGGTGCTCGACGTCGGGGCAACCGTGGTGGTTGAACGCTCGACCCGATCCGCCGAACCCACTTGGCCCGCTGGTCTGGAGAAATTTGCGGACAAGAAATACGGCGAAACCCGACTATGGTTTGCCGAACCCGTCCAGGTCGCTGCCGAATAG
- a CDS encoding ATP-dependent DNA helicase RecG yields the protein MTDDQDFTSHTPLDSVLGVASARKVETAFGYTTVGQLLGHFPRRYMEIGELSKISELPVGEDVTIVAEVKSVNQRRMHSRSGFLLEVVVSDALGPEQSILRMSFFNGYEAKRDLQVGSTAMFSGKVTIYRNHLELTHPEYSILDTAEEADPRPIPIYPATAKFPNKKIRETMELVLSRMRPEIFEEFIPEQVLESQRIPGRATAFENIHRPQTVAQGYAARKRFAFEEAFLLQLALAQRRAHRMQQPAIARHGAPAGLLEAFDGSLPFTLTDGQVLAGMEIAEDLVRGHPMNRLLQGEVGSGKTLVALRAMLQVIDSGGQTALLAPTEVLAQQHYQSIKKLLGSLGAGGELGSDPRATRVDVLTGSAGTAERKRVLLGAASGETGILVGTHALLSDVVKFVDLGLVVVDEQHRFGVEQRDVLRSKADTPPHMLVMTATPIPRTVAMTVFGDLEVSLMKTLPPGRAPISTHLVPLQLPRMQERLFARIAEETAKGHQVYVVCPRISEKAVEDDFLPMPVELGSNDASSDASAKPASMTVEKMMDILTTMPIFANTGIRALHGRMASDEKTEAMNAFDRGRASILVSTTVIEVGVDVHNATLMVIIDAENFGISQLHQLRGRIGRGGLPGTCLMTTWLDAEHPSVVRLRAVESTTDGFLLAESDLNERREGDILGASQSGSRSTLKVLRVMKDAKLIARARDAAEAIVDGGGGLGSYPRLQAAVEAWVDEDMQAFLERG from the coding sequence ATGACGGATGACCAAGACTTCACCAGCCATACGCCATTAGACTCCGTCCTTGGCGTTGCTTCCGCACGCAAGGTGGAAACCGCGTTCGGATACACCACCGTCGGCCAGCTACTGGGACATTTCCCCCGCCGCTACATGGAAATCGGAGAGCTGTCCAAGATTTCGGAACTTCCCGTCGGGGAAGACGTCACGATTGTTGCCGAAGTGAAATCGGTGAACCAGCGGCGCATGCACTCGCGGTCAGGATTCCTGCTTGAAGTTGTCGTCAGCGACGCTCTGGGACCCGAACAATCAATCTTGCGGATGTCCTTTTTCAACGGATACGAAGCCAAGCGTGACCTGCAGGTCGGATCCACCGCCATGTTCAGCGGCAAGGTCACCATCTACCGCAACCATCTGGAACTCACCCACCCCGAGTACTCCATACTCGATACGGCAGAAGAAGCCGATCCGCGGCCGATCCCCATTTACCCGGCCACCGCCAAGTTTCCGAACAAGAAGATTCGGGAGACCATGGAGCTCGTGCTTTCCCGGATGAGGCCAGAGATTTTCGAGGAATTCATTCCGGAACAGGTACTGGAATCCCAACGGATTCCAGGCAGGGCCACGGCTTTTGAAAACATCCACAGACCACAGACCGTTGCCCAAGGCTATGCGGCCAGAAAACGCTTTGCCTTTGAGGAAGCCTTCTTGCTCCAGCTCGCGCTGGCTCAACGCCGCGCCCACCGGATGCAACAGCCAGCTATCGCCCGTCACGGAGCCCCAGCAGGTCTGCTGGAAGCCTTCGACGGCTCGCTTCCCTTCACCCTCACTGACGGCCAGGTACTGGCCGGAATGGAAATCGCGGAAGATCTCGTACGCGGCCACCCCATGAATCGGCTGTTGCAGGGGGAAGTCGGCTCGGGCAAGACCCTGGTGGCACTGCGGGCGATGCTGCAGGTCATTGACTCCGGCGGGCAAACCGCCTTGCTCGCACCCACCGAAGTGCTCGCACAACAGCACTACCAATCCATCAAGAAATTGCTTGGTTCCCTGGGCGCAGGCGGCGAACTTGGATCGGATCCCCGTGCCACCCGTGTTGACGTACTGACCGGATCGGCCGGGACCGCCGAACGCAAACGCGTGCTGCTTGGTGCCGCCTCGGGGGAAACCGGGATCCTGGTGGGCACACACGCACTGCTCTCGGACGTGGTCAAATTCGTGGACCTTGGCCTGGTGGTCGTTGACGAGCAACACCGCTTCGGTGTCGAGCAACGCGACGTTTTGCGATCAAAGGCGGATACGCCGCCCCACATGCTGGTCATGACCGCCACGCCGATCCCGCGCACCGTGGCCATGACTGTCTTTGGCGACCTTGAAGTCAGCTTGATGAAAACCTTGCCCCCAGGACGGGCACCCATTTCAACCCACCTGGTTCCACTCCAATTGCCACGGATGCAGGAACGGCTTTTTGCCCGCATCGCAGAGGAAACGGCCAAGGGCCACCAGGTGTATGTGGTGTGCCCGCGCATCAGCGAAAAGGCGGTCGAGGACGACTTCCTTCCGATGCCTGTGGAACTTGGCTCCAACGACGCGAGCTCAGATGCCAGCGCGAAGCCGGCATCGATGACCGTCGAGAAGATGATGGACATACTGACCACCATGCCCATCTTTGCGAACACCGGCATCCGCGCCCTTCACGGGCGCATGGCAAGCGACGAAAAAACCGAAGCCATGAATGCCTTTGACAGGGGCCGTGCCTCCATTTTGGTCTCGACCACGGTGATCGAGGTCGGGGTGGATGTGCACAATGCCACGCTCATGGTGATCATTGATGCGGAGAATTTCGGGATCTCGCAATTGCACCAGTTGCGTGGTCGTATTGGGCGAGGCGGCCTGCCGGGCACCTGCCTGATGACCACGTGGCTGGATGCGGAGCATCCTTCGGTGGTGCGGTTGCGGGCAGTTGAATCCACCACTGATGGATTCCTCTTGGCCGAGTCGGACCTGAACGAACGCCGTGAAGGCGACATTCTGGGGGCGAGCCAGTCCGGCTCCCGGTCCACGCTCAAGGTCCTGCGCGTCATGAAAGACGCCAAGCTCATTGCCCGGGCCCGGGACGCGGCCGAGGCCATCGTGGACGGCGGTGGCGGGCTCGGGTCCTATCCCAGGCTTCAAGCCGCCGTCGAGGCATGGGTAGACGAAGACATGCAAGCATTCCTGGAAAGGGGATAG